The following proteins come from a genomic window of Rutidosis leptorrhynchoides isolate AG116_Rl617_1_P2 chromosome 10, CSIRO_AGI_Rlap_v1, whole genome shotgun sequence:
- the LOC139871798 gene encoding probable pectate lyase 8, with protein MVIKLKQELIMNSFKTIDARGTNVHIANGACITIQYVTNVIIHGLNIHDCKPTGNAMVRSSPSHYGWRTMADGDGISIFGSSHIWVDHNSLSNCADGLIDAIMGSTAITISNNFFTHHNEVMLLGHSDTYARDKIMQVTIAYNHFGEGLVQRMPRCRHGYFHVVNNDYTHWEMYAIGGSADPTINSQGNRYLAPVNPNAKEVTHRVITQGRWRHWNWRSEGDLMLNGAFFTPSGTGAGANYARASSLSAKPSSIVSSLTSGSGALVCRRGSQC; from the exons ATGGTTATTAAACTAAAACAAGAACTAATAATGAATAGTTTTAAAACAATCGATGCTCGTGGTACCAATGTACATATTGCGAATGGAGCATGTATTACGATTCAATATGTTACGAATGTGATTATACATGGTTTGAATATTCATGATTGTAAACCAACTGGGAATGCAATGGTTAGAAGCTCGCCATCTCATTATGGATGGAGAACAATGGCAGATGGTGATGGGATTTCTATATTTGGTTCGAGTCATATTTGGGTTGATCATAACTCGTTATCAAATTGTGCTGATGGGCTTATTGATGCTATTATGGGATCAACTGCTATTACTATTTCTAACAATTTCTTCACTCATCACAATGAG GTTATGTTGTTGGGTCACAGTGATACTTACGCCCGTGACAAGATTATGCAAGTGACCATTGCATACAACCATTTCGGGGAGGGACTTGTTCAAAGAATGCCAAG GTGTAGGCACGGGTACTTTCACGTTGTAAATAACGACTACACACACTGGGAAATGTATGCTATAGGTGGCAGTGCTGATCCTACCATTAACAGCCAAGGAAACAGATACCTCGCCCCTGTTAATCCTAATGCTAAAGAG GTGACCCATAGAGTGATAACACAAGGAAGATGGAGGCATTGGAACTGGAGATCAGAAGGAGACCTTATGTTAAACGGAGCGTTCTTCACACCATCTGGAACTGGTGCAGGAGCCAATTATGCCCGTGCGTCGAGTCTAAGTGCTAAACCATCATCAATTGTGTCCTCACTTACTTCAGGATCTGGTGCACTTGTTTGTCGACGTGGCAGCCAGTGttga
- the LOC139873586 gene encoding uncharacterized protein — protein sequence MSLRCFDIVVQTVYKVGKDGIEAGASLVPESIPRPIARISVGLIGATVALFLLKSLLSTVFFVLATMGLIYSAFIALNKDEGPKGGGSTTDSSNSTTTSTDEESLEEARRIMEKYK from the exons ATGTCATTACGTTGTTTTGATATAGTAGTTCAAACAGTATATAAGGTTGGAAAGGATGGAATTGAAGCAGGTGCTAGCTTAGTGCCA GAGTCTATACCAAGACCAATTGCTCGTATATCCGTGGGTCTGATTGGGGCGACCGTTGCACTTTTTCTACTGAAGTCACTTCTATCTACAGTTTTCTTTGTTCTG GCCACAATGGGACTAATTTACTCTGCATTTATCGCGTTGAACAAAGATGAAGGCCCTAAAGGAGGCGGAAGCACCACCGACTCAAGCAACAGCACTACCACTTCAACCGATGAGGAGTCCCTTGAAGAAGCAAGAAGAATTATGGAAAAGTACAAATAA